A genomic region of Thunnus albacares chromosome 4, fThuAlb1.1, whole genome shotgun sequence contains the following coding sequences:
- the stat2 gene encoding signal transducer and activator of transcription 2 isoform X2 yields MTQWERLRQLPAVYTQQLHELYDRDALPMDVRHYLSAWIEKQEWQRAARDQDFAMVLFQVLLENLDIQHSRFVQEESFLMQHNIRRYKHNFQRYQDDPMTLASTILWFLEKEKEILQTADLAEQVQFLHVEQEAMETSSQQDLERKMAGLKNEVQCMEHTMICLEEQQDEFDFKYQTHTMEARGEEADKNQQMKVLQLLVNRLNDCRKSTLSDLNKLLDRIDDLTDTLVKKELVEWQRRQQKACIGAPDNVCLDQLEKWFTCVAVCLFQVREFIGKLEELVGKVSYDNDPVKIQRPALQKRADTLLKNLIKSAFVVETQPSMPQGKGPLVLRTNVQFSVKTRLLVKFLELNHSMKVNVSMDREAPQIKGYRRFNVLGTKSKALNMTESQSGGMVADFRHLTLKEQKCGSGGKGVSDISLSVTEELHIIYFDTVFELKGLSVELQASSLPVTIISNSSQQQSAWASVLWFNMISQDTKDVKFFANSPAATWPQFREMLSWQFLFATKRGLNDDQLEMIAHRLFGKQQNYDTCKVAWSKFSKENTPDTFWVWFDGILVMVKTYLEDLWRDGLIMGFVSKGKEKSLLKKKQRGTFLLRFSESVIGGITFSWVDTTATGEPEVKTVQPFTKVDLCQIPFHEIIRNYQILEAENVPENPLLYLYPNTPKNEAFQKYYTGKSGADSPYIKYIKTKLMFVSKETKRRSSSSRVVSGNVSS; encoded by the exons ATGACTCAGTGGGAGAGACTAAggcagctgcctgctgtgtacACACAGCAGTTACACGAGCTCTATGACAGGGATGCTTTGCCAATGGATGTTCGGCACTACCTGTCTGCCTGGATAGAGAAGCAGGAGTG GCAACGAGCAGCACGGGACCAGGACTTTGCCATGGTGCTGTTCCAAGTCCTGTTGGAGAATCTGGATATCCAGCACAGTCGCTTTGTACAAGAGGAGTCATTCTTAATGCAGCACAACATTAGACGCTATAAACATAACTTTCAG AGGTACCAGGATGACCCGATGACTTTGGCAAGCACGATCTTGTGGTTCttagaaaaagagaaggaaatcTTGCAGACTGCTGATCTGGCTGAGCAG GTCCAGTTTTTGCATGTAGAACAGGAAGCTATGGAGACGAGCAGCCAGCAGGACCTTGAACGTAAAATGGCCGGCCTCAAGAATGAAGTGCAG TGTATGGAACATACAATGATATGTCTGGAGGAGCAGCAAGATGAGTTTGATTTTAAATACCAAACCCACACGATGGAAG CGAGGGGAGAAGAGGCCGATAAGAACCAACAAATGAAAGTTCTTCAGTTACTTGTCAACAGACTGAACGACTGTAGAAAG AGCACATTGTCAGACCTGAACAAGCTCCTGGACAGGATTGATGACTTGACCGACACTTtggtgaagaaagagctggtgGAGTGGCAGAGGAGGCAGCAGAAAGCCTGTATTGGAGCTCCAGACAATGTTTGCCTGGATCAACTAGAGAAATG GTTCACCTGTGTGGCAGTGTGTCTGTTCCAGGTGCGCGAGTTTATTGGTAAGCTGGAGGAGCTGGTAGGAAAGGTGTCCTATGACAACGACCCTGTGAAGATCCAAAGACCAGCTCTGCAGAAGAGAGCAGATACTCTTCTGAAAAACTTAATCaaaag TGCCTTCGTGGTTGAGACTCAGCCATCCATGCCTCAGGGGAAAGGCCCACTGGTTCTCCGCACAAATGTCCAGTTCTCTGTTAAGACCAG aTTGCTTGTCAAGTTTCTTGAGCTGAACCACTCCATGAAAGTAAATGTATCCATGGACAG GGAAGCACCTCAGATCAAAGG ATATCGACGTTTTAATGTCCTGGGGACCAAAAGCAAGGCGTTGAACATGACAGAGAGCCAGAGCGGAGGCATGGTAGCAGACTTCAGACATCTA ACTCTGAAGGAGCAGAAATGTGGAAGTGGCGGCAAAGGAGTCAGTGAT aTTTCTCTGAGTGTTACAGAGGAGCTGCACATCATCTACTTCGACACTGTGTTTGAACTGAAAGGCTTGTCAGTTGAGTTGCAG GCCTCCTCCCTCCCAGTGACCATCATCTCCAACTCCAGCCAGCAGCAGAGCGCCTGGGCCTCTGTGCTCTGGTTCAACATGATCAGTCAGGACACCAAA GACGTTAAGTTCTTTGCCAACTCTCCTGCTGCCACTTGGCCACAATTTAGAGAGATGCTGAGCTGGCAGTTTCTCTTTGCCACCAAACGTGGTCTGAATGATGATCAGCTGGAAATGATTGCACATAGACTCTTTG GAAAGCAGCAGAACTATGACACCTGCAAAGTAGCTTGGTCCAAATTTAGCAAG GAAAACACTCCTGACACTTTCTGGGTGTGGTTTGATGGCATCTTGGTGATGGTGAAAACATATCTTGAAGACCTGTGGAGGGATGG CCTCATCATGGGTTTCGTGAGCAAAGGCAAAGAGAAGTCCCTcctgaagaaaaaacagagaggcaCGTTCTTGTTGCGCTTCAGTGAAAGTGTCATCGGAGGTATCACCTTCTCCTGGGTGGACACCACCGCGACTG GTGAGCCTGAAGTAAAGACAGTCCAGCCCTTCACCAAAGTTGACCTTTGCCAGATTCCCTTCCATGAAATCATCAGGAATTACCAGATCTTAGAAGCTGAAAATGTCCCAGAAAATCCGCTACTTTATTTATATCCCAACACCCCGAAAAATGAGGCTTTCCAAAAATACTACACTGGCAAGAGCGGAG CTGACAGTCCTTACATAAAGTACATCAAAACTAAGCTGATGTTTGTGTCGAAGGA aACAAAACGGCGATCCTCATCCTCTAGAGTCGTCTCTGGAAACGTATCGTCCTGA
- the stat2 gene encoding signal transducer and activator of transcription 2 isoform X1, whose protein sequence is MTQWERLRQLPAVYTQQLHELYDRDALPMDVRHYLSAWIEKQEWQRAARDQDFAMVLFQVLLENLDIQHSRFVQEESFLMQHNIRRYKHNFQRYQDDPMTLASTILWFLEKEKEILQTADLAEQVQFLHVEQEAMETSSQQDLERKMAGLKNEVQCMEHTMICLEEQQDEFDFKYQTHTMEARGEEADKNQQMKVLQLLVNRLNDCRKSTLSDLNKLLDRIDDLTDTLVKKELVEWQRRQQKACIGAPDNVCLDQLEKWFTCVAVCLFQVREFIGKLEELVGKVSYDNDPVKIQRPALQKRADTLLKNLIKSAFVVETQPSMPQGKGPLVLRTNVQFSVKTRLLVKFLELNHSMKVNVSMDREAPQIKGYRRFNVLGTKSKALNMTESQSGGMVADFRHLTLKEQKCGSGGKGVSDISLSVTEELHIIYFDTVFELKGLSVELQASSLPVTIISNSSQQQSAWASVLWFNMISQDTKDVKFFANSPAATWPQFREMLSWQFLFATKRGLNDDQLEMIAHRLFGKQQNYDTCKVAWSKFSKENTPDTFWVWFDGILVMVKTYLEDLWRDGLIMGFVSKGKEKSLLKKKQRGTFLLRFSESVIGGITFSWVDTTATGEPEVKTVQPFTKVDLCQIPFHEIIRNYQILEAENVPENPLLYLYPNTPKNEAFQKYYTGKSGADSPYIKYIKTKLMFVSKENTPGAKSPMSSDMAQGEGLEPNNGPCGESAEQNGDPHPLESSLETYRPDPMLSGSVSNPEDDLLMYLNNPNLFDDSDILQDDQMLPDFSLQAFHLPAQQSCGSIFN, encoded by the exons ATGACTCAGTGGGAGAGACTAAggcagctgcctgctgtgtacACACAGCAGTTACACGAGCTCTATGACAGGGATGCTTTGCCAATGGATGTTCGGCACTACCTGTCTGCCTGGATAGAGAAGCAGGAGTG GCAACGAGCAGCACGGGACCAGGACTTTGCCATGGTGCTGTTCCAAGTCCTGTTGGAGAATCTGGATATCCAGCACAGTCGCTTTGTACAAGAGGAGTCATTCTTAATGCAGCACAACATTAGACGCTATAAACATAACTTTCAG AGGTACCAGGATGACCCGATGACTTTGGCAAGCACGATCTTGTGGTTCttagaaaaagagaaggaaatcTTGCAGACTGCTGATCTGGCTGAGCAG GTCCAGTTTTTGCATGTAGAACAGGAAGCTATGGAGACGAGCAGCCAGCAGGACCTTGAACGTAAAATGGCCGGCCTCAAGAATGAAGTGCAG TGTATGGAACATACAATGATATGTCTGGAGGAGCAGCAAGATGAGTTTGATTTTAAATACCAAACCCACACGATGGAAG CGAGGGGAGAAGAGGCCGATAAGAACCAACAAATGAAAGTTCTTCAGTTACTTGTCAACAGACTGAACGACTGTAGAAAG AGCACATTGTCAGACCTGAACAAGCTCCTGGACAGGATTGATGACTTGACCGACACTTtggtgaagaaagagctggtgGAGTGGCAGAGGAGGCAGCAGAAAGCCTGTATTGGAGCTCCAGACAATGTTTGCCTGGATCAACTAGAGAAATG GTTCACCTGTGTGGCAGTGTGTCTGTTCCAGGTGCGCGAGTTTATTGGTAAGCTGGAGGAGCTGGTAGGAAAGGTGTCCTATGACAACGACCCTGTGAAGATCCAAAGACCAGCTCTGCAGAAGAGAGCAGATACTCTTCTGAAAAACTTAATCaaaag TGCCTTCGTGGTTGAGACTCAGCCATCCATGCCTCAGGGGAAAGGCCCACTGGTTCTCCGCACAAATGTCCAGTTCTCTGTTAAGACCAG aTTGCTTGTCAAGTTTCTTGAGCTGAACCACTCCATGAAAGTAAATGTATCCATGGACAG GGAAGCACCTCAGATCAAAGG ATATCGACGTTTTAATGTCCTGGGGACCAAAAGCAAGGCGTTGAACATGACAGAGAGCCAGAGCGGAGGCATGGTAGCAGACTTCAGACATCTA ACTCTGAAGGAGCAGAAATGTGGAAGTGGCGGCAAAGGAGTCAGTGAT aTTTCTCTGAGTGTTACAGAGGAGCTGCACATCATCTACTTCGACACTGTGTTTGAACTGAAAGGCTTGTCAGTTGAGTTGCAG GCCTCCTCCCTCCCAGTGACCATCATCTCCAACTCCAGCCAGCAGCAGAGCGCCTGGGCCTCTGTGCTCTGGTTCAACATGATCAGTCAGGACACCAAA GACGTTAAGTTCTTTGCCAACTCTCCTGCTGCCACTTGGCCACAATTTAGAGAGATGCTGAGCTGGCAGTTTCTCTTTGCCACCAAACGTGGTCTGAATGATGATCAGCTGGAAATGATTGCACATAGACTCTTTG GAAAGCAGCAGAACTATGACACCTGCAAAGTAGCTTGGTCCAAATTTAGCAAG GAAAACACTCCTGACACTTTCTGGGTGTGGTTTGATGGCATCTTGGTGATGGTGAAAACATATCTTGAAGACCTGTGGAGGGATGG CCTCATCATGGGTTTCGTGAGCAAAGGCAAAGAGAAGTCCCTcctgaagaaaaaacagagaggcaCGTTCTTGTTGCGCTTCAGTGAAAGTGTCATCGGAGGTATCACCTTCTCCTGGGTGGACACCACCGCGACTG GTGAGCCTGAAGTAAAGACAGTCCAGCCCTTCACCAAAGTTGACCTTTGCCAGATTCCCTTCCATGAAATCATCAGGAATTACCAGATCTTAGAAGCTGAAAATGTCCCAGAAAATCCGCTACTTTATTTATATCCCAACACCCCGAAAAATGAGGCTTTCCAAAAATACTACACTGGCAAGAGCGGAG CTGACAGTCCTTACATAAAGTACATCAAAACTAAGCTGATGTTTGTGTCGAAGGA GAACACACCGGGGGCTAAGTCACCCATGTCCTCTGACATGGCACAGGGTGAAGGCCTGGAGCCAAACAATGGCCCGTGTGGAGAGTCAGCTG aACAAAACGGCGATCCTCATCCTCTAGAGTCGTCTCTGGAAACGTATCGTCCTGATCCCATGCTGTCTGGCTCGGTTTCAAACCCAGAGGACGATTTACTGATGTACCTCAACAACCCCAACCTCTTTGATGACTCTGACATCTTGCAAGATGACCAAATGCTGCCTGATTTCAGTCTTCAAGCCTTTCATTTGCCCGCCCAACAATCCTGTGGAAGCATCTTCAATTAA